One genomic region from Sorangium aterium encodes:
- a CDS encoding CPBP family glutamic-type intramembrane protease: MLGAGPELARPGAAPAGDKPTAKSDALTDLALTMPIFVLYHLGVAFLPIRNAADPVTAELRALAKHSLPLYAGLTVAVGAAFVLVLSILGRGHALQTRRFALLAAEGALYAILMRFAGSYVVGSLRLGPPAASNDIFTGVVMSLGAGFYEEIAFRVGLYGLGALGIKFFFGKGVQGVVLMVGWAVVAAAVFSGWHYVGSLGDPWNLPSFVFRMVCGLVLTAIYVFRGFAPAVWTHALYDVWVLVLR; this comes from the coding sequence ATGCTCGGCGCCGGACCGGAGCTCGCCCGGCCGGGGGCGGCCCCTGCCGGCGACAAGCCCACCGCGAAGAGCGATGCGCTGACCGATCTCGCGCTGACGATGCCGATCTTCGTCCTGTATCACCTCGGCGTCGCCTTCCTCCCCATCCGCAACGCGGCGGATCCGGTCACCGCCGAGCTCCGCGCGCTGGCCAAGCACAGCCTCCCGCTCTACGCCGGCCTCACCGTCGCCGTCGGCGCCGCGTTCGTCCTCGTCCTTTCCATCCTCGGCCGCGGCCACGCCCTCCAGACGAGGCGCTTCGCGTTGCTCGCCGCCGAGGGCGCGCTCTACGCCATCCTGATGCGCTTCGCCGGCTCCTATGTGGTCGGCTCCCTCCGGCTCGGCCCGCCCGCCGCGTCGAACGACATCTTCACCGGGGTCGTGATGTCGCTCGGCGCGGGCTTCTACGAGGAGATCGCCTTCCGCGTCGGCCTCTACGGGCTGGGCGCGCTCGGGATCAAGTTCTTCTTCGGCAAGGGGGTCCAGGGGGTGGTGCTGATGGTCGGCTGGGCGGTCGTGGCCGCCGCCGTCTTCTCCGGCTGGCACTATGTCGGGTCGCTCGGCGATCCCTGGAACCTCCCCTCCTTCGTGTTCCGCATGGTGTGCGGGCTCGTTCTCACGGCGATCTACGTCTTCCGCGGCTTCGCGCCGGCCGTCTGGACCCACGCGCTCTACGACGTCTGGGTCCTCGTGCTCCGCTGA
- a CDS encoding NUDIX hydrolase — translation MPLPPFPKLALKLVRTIPSLDGPGFLNVRRQVFHVEFPDGSLSDPFTYDSVDRTRLDAVVIAPHYRGADGRRYVFLRSAFRPPAATRPPEAWPIPEAPTLGAIWELPAGLVELDERSPEGLQRSAARELLEEVGFDVPPSALQPLGPSTFPAPGMVGERHFFFHVEVDPARQGTPLEDGSPLERFAAIAAVPLDQAIELTRRGVIEDAKTEVALRRLAEL, via the coding sequence ATGCCGCTACCTCCCTTCCCGAAGCTCGCGCTCAAGCTGGTCCGGACGATCCCCTCGCTCGACGGCCCTGGTTTCCTCAACGTGCGACGCCAGGTGTTCCACGTCGAGTTCCCGGACGGCTCTCTGAGCGACCCGTTCACCTACGACAGCGTCGATCGCACCCGCCTCGACGCGGTGGTGATCGCCCCGCACTACCGCGGCGCGGACGGGCGCCGTTACGTCTTCCTCCGCTCGGCGTTCCGGCCCCCGGCCGCGACCCGCCCGCCCGAGGCGTGGCCCATCCCGGAGGCGCCGACGCTCGGCGCGATCTGGGAGCTGCCCGCCGGGCTCGTCGAGCTCGACGAGCGGAGCCCGGAGGGCCTGCAGCGCTCGGCCGCGCGCGAGCTGCTCGAGGAGGTCGGCTTCGACGTGCCCCCGTCGGCGCTCCAGCCGCTCGGCCCGTCGACATTCCCGGCGCCGGGCATGGTGGGCGAGCGGCACTTCTTCTTTCACGTCGAGGTCGACCCGGCCCGCCAGGGGACGCCGCTCGAGGACGGCTCCCCCCTCGAGCGGTTCGCGGCCATCGCGGCGGTCCCGCTCGACCAGGCGATCGAGCTCACCCGCCGCGGCGTGATCGAGGACGCGAAGACGGAGGTGGCGCTCCGGCGCCTCGCGGAGCTCTGA
- a CDS encoding NAD(+)/NADH kinase, translated as MAERSPTPAPRRPPRVALVVKRSAWKIYREERKDPRITRLIEAGDSAVARLKASHDAHEQTVREVKAALDDIGAQIDVVASAAQSFDAGELDLVITVGGDGTLLSASHNVGDVPILGINSAPGHSVGFFCGATSRDAADAIAGALSGSLRSTVLTRMQVTVNDKLATGRVLNDALFCHVSPAATSRYVLRLGRAEEEQKSSGFWIGPAAGSTAAQRSAGGRVLPLTSKRLQLVVREPYTPHGEEYRLRHALIQPGASLVVRSKTHDAKLFFDGPIHSVSVGFGDVIEFTQAPQSLTILGLSAKRKWGAGSAASRR; from the coding sequence ATGGCGGAACGATCCCCCACGCCCGCGCCGCGGCGTCCACCCCGCGTCGCGCTCGTCGTGAAGCGCTCCGCCTGGAAGATCTACCGCGAGGAGCGGAAGGACCCGCGCATCACGCGGCTCATCGAGGCCGGCGACTCCGCGGTCGCGCGCCTCAAGGCGTCGCACGATGCGCACGAGCAGACCGTGCGCGAGGTCAAGGCGGCGCTCGACGACATCGGGGCCCAGATCGACGTCGTCGCCAGCGCGGCGCAGTCCTTCGACGCCGGCGAGCTCGATCTCGTGATCACGGTCGGCGGCGACGGGACGCTCCTCAGCGCGTCCCACAACGTCGGCGACGTGCCGATCCTCGGCATCAACAGCGCGCCGGGCCACTCCGTCGGCTTCTTCTGCGGCGCGACGAGCCGCGACGCGGCGGACGCGATCGCGGGGGCGCTGAGCGGCTCGCTCCGCAGCACCGTGCTCACCCGCATGCAGGTCACGGTGAACGACAAGCTCGCCACCGGCCGCGTCCTGAACGACGCGCTCTTCTGCCACGTCTCCCCCGCGGCCACGTCGCGTTACGTGCTCCGGCTCGGCCGGGCCGAGGAGGAGCAGAAGTCGAGCGGCTTCTGGATCGGTCCCGCGGCCGGATCCACGGCCGCGCAGCGCTCCGCGGGCGGGCGCGTCCTGCCGCTCACGTCGAAGCGGCTCCAGCTCGTCGTCCGCGAGCCCTACACCCCCCACGGCGAGGAGTACCGCCTCCGTCACGCCCTGATCCAGCCGGGCGCCTCGCTCGTCGTGCGCAGCAAGACGCACGACGCGAAGCTCTTCTTCGACGGGCCGATCCACTCGGTGAGCGTCGGGTTCGGCGACGTCATCGAGTTCACGCAGGCGCCCCAGTCGCTGACGATCCTGGGCCTCTCCGCCAAGAGGAAGTGGGGCGCGGGCTCGGCGGCGAGCCGCCGCTAG
- a CDS encoding decaprenyl-phosphate phosphoribosyltransferase: MTASGPLFRSSAAALPAQEAPGADAHPDAGAPDVPAPAEQGGSPASVSSVPAGKPPSSPPRSAGAPSSGPPESGPPSGGLIAQPPLLPDSPKGTLLWRVRGMIRAMRPHQWVKNLFVLAPVVFAKHLTHPSIIMSAIGAFAIFCLLAGAVYILNDIVDVEADRVHPVKRFRPIASGRVPIPVAKAMAVGLAVIALGASLLGPPLFAVVAASYYVLNVAYSFRLKKIAYLDVGCIAIFFVLRVLAGGFATRTPLSGFMIACTALLALFLGFGKRRHELASVNASKQRAALDGYSPSALTAALAVTGLATFATYLAYTLDHDTQRFFQNPYLWLTAIHPLFGGIRFLQLVAGSAKSESPTQEILRDTPFVLNVVMWSAEVLVIVYRLRPS, from the coding sequence GTGACCGCCTCGGGGCCCCTTTTTCGCAGCAGCGCCGCAGCCCTCCCTGCTCAGGAGGCGCCCGGCGCCGATGCTCACCCGGATGCGGGCGCGCCGGACGTGCCGGCGCCTGCCGAGCAGGGCGGTTCGCCCGCGTCGGTGAGCTCCGTCCCCGCCGGCAAGCCTCCGTCCTCGCCTCCGCGGAGCGCCGGCGCGCCGAGCTCCGGTCCGCCGGAGAGCGGGCCCCCCTCGGGCGGCTTGATCGCGCAGCCGCCCCTGTTGCCCGACTCCCCGAAGGGGACGCTGCTCTGGCGTGTGCGCGGGATGATCCGCGCGATGCGGCCCCACCAGTGGGTGAAGAACCTCTTCGTCCTCGCCCCCGTGGTGTTCGCCAAGCACCTGACCCACCCCTCGATCATCATGAGCGCGATCGGGGCCTTCGCGATCTTCTGCCTGCTCGCCGGCGCCGTCTACATCCTGAACGACATCGTCGACGTCGAGGCCGATCGGGTCCACCCGGTCAAGCGCTTCCGGCCGATCGCCTCGGGCCGCGTGCCCATCCCGGTCGCCAAGGCGATGGCGGTCGGCCTCGCGGTCATCGCGCTCGGCGCGAGCCTGCTCGGCCCGCCGCTCTTCGCGGTCGTCGCCGCCAGCTACTACGTCCTCAACGTCGCCTACTCGTTCCGGCTCAAGAAGATCGCCTACCTCGACGTCGGCTGCATCGCGATCTTCTTCGTGCTGCGGGTGCTCGCCGGCGGCTTCGCGACGAGGACACCGCTCTCCGGCTTCATGATCGCCTGCACCGCGCTGCTCGCGCTCTTCCTCGGCTTCGGCAAGCGCCGCCACGAGCTTGCCTCGGTCAACGCCTCGAAGCAGCGCGCGGCGCTCGACGGCTACTCGCCCTCCGCCCTGACGGCGGCGCTCGCCGTGACGGGCCTCGCCACCTTCGCCACCTACCTGGCGTACACGCTCGACCACGACACACAGCGGTTCTTCCAGAACCCGTACCTCTGGCTCACGGCGATCCACCCGCTCTTCGGCGGGATCCGGTTCCTCCAGCTCGTGGCCGGCAGCGCGAAGTCGGAGAGCCCCACCCAGGAGATCCTCCGGGACACGCCCTTCGTGCTGAATGTCGTCATGTGGTCGGCCGAGGTGCTGGTGATCGTGTACCGCCTGAGGCCGTCCTGA
- a CDS encoding AAA family ATPase, producing MEQALEGKPEAVELALIALLARGHVLIEDVPGVGKTTLARALAKAVGGELRRVQFTSDLLPSDVLGVSVFDQRLGQFVFRQGPIFANVLLADEINRASPRTQSALLEAMNEGQVSIEGTATPLPYPFFVLATQNPQDFAGTFPLPESQLDRFMVRIRIGYPPPQVEMRLLLQGGEPDRARNVPQIIDPAQLVALQREVDRVELDSSLATYLQAVLTATRSSPTLSLGASPRAGMNLARAARGRAVLYGRSYCIADDIHNLAVAVLAHRVRLSAHAEGYMPTRDECEAAVRDLVARVPVPL from the coding sequence GTGGAGCAGGCCCTCGAAGGGAAGCCAGAGGCGGTCGAGCTGGCGCTCATCGCGCTGCTCGCCCGGGGCCATGTCCTCATCGAGGACGTACCCGGCGTCGGCAAGACGACGCTGGCCCGAGCGCTGGCCAAGGCCGTGGGGGGCGAGCTCCGTCGCGTTCAGTTCACCAGCGATCTCCTGCCGAGCGACGTCCTCGGGGTCAGCGTCTTCGACCAGCGGCTAGGGCAGTTCGTCTTCCGGCAGGGGCCGATCTTCGCGAACGTGCTGCTCGCCGACGAGATCAACCGGGCGAGCCCCCGGACGCAGTCGGCGCTGCTCGAGGCGATGAACGAGGGGCAGGTGTCCATCGAGGGGACGGCGACGCCGCTGCCGTACCCCTTCTTCGTGCTCGCGACCCAGAACCCGCAGGATTTCGCGGGTACGTTCCCGCTGCCGGAGTCGCAGCTCGACCGGTTCATGGTGCGGATCCGGATCGGGTACCCGCCTCCCCAGGTGGAGATGCGGCTGCTCCTCCAGGGCGGCGAGCCCGACCGGGCGCGGAACGTGCCGCAGATCATCGATCCGGCCCAGCTCGTCGCGCTGCAGCGCGAGGTCGATCGCGTCGAGCTCGACTCGTCGCTCGCGACCTACCTGCAGGCGGTGCTCACGGCCACGCGATCGAGCCCGACCCTCTCGCTGGGCGCATCGCCGCGCGCCGGCATGAACCTGGCGCGCGCGGCCCGGGGGCGCGCGGTCCTCTACGGACGCTCGTACTGTATCGCGGACGACATCCACAACCTTGCGGTCGCCGTGCTGGCGCACCGGGTCCGGCTCTCGGCCCACGCCGAGGGCTACATGCCGACCCGCGACGAGTGCGAGGCGGCTGTGCGCGACCTCGTGGCGCGGGTGCCGGTCCCCCTCTGA
- a CDS encoding citrate synthase, whose product MQETAKLTLKKNGGEQTIELPVITGTEGEKAIDVASLRSKTGYVCIDPAFVNTASTTSSITFLDGEKGILRYRGIPIEQLGEKSTFVETSYLLIYGKLPSKSELSRFSTLLTRHSLIHEDMKRFFDGYPSTAHPMAILSAMVLSLSSYYPEAIDVKNTEHLDITIARLLSKVRTIAAFSYKKSIGQPFVYPHNSLSYCANFLNMMFSVPAEPYEIDEDIVKVLNLLLILHADHEQNCSTSTVRLVGSSKANLFASVAAGICALWGPLHGGANQEVVTMLEAIRSDGGDVSKFVKLAKDKTSNFRLMGFGHRVYKNYDPRAVLIKAAADKILAKLGIKDPLLDIAQRLEETALKDPYFVERKLYPNVDFYSGIIYRALGFPTNMFTVMFALGRLPGWIAHWKEMNDDPTGKIGRPRQIYTGENAVDYTPLDERA is encoded by the coding sequence GTGCAGGAGACCGCGAAGTTAACGCTGAAGAAGAACGGTGGGGAGCAGACGATCGAGTTGCCTGTGATCACGGGCACCGAGGGGGAGAAGGCGATCGACGTCGCGTCCCTTCGTTCGAAGACCGGGTACGTTTGCATCGACCCGGCCTTCGTCAACACGGCCTCGACCACGAGCTCCATCACGTTCCTCGATGGGGAGAAGGGCATCCTCCGCTACCGCGGCATCCCGATCGAGCAGCTCGGCGAGAAGTCGACCTTCGTGGAGACCTCGTACCTCCTGATCTACGGCAAGCTGCCGAGCAAGAGCGAGCTGTCCCGGTTCTCCACGCTGCTCACCCGGCACTCGCTGATCCACGAGGACATGAAGCGCTTCTTCGACGGCTACCCGTCGACGGCGCACCCGATGGCGATCCTCTCCGCGATGGTGCTCTCCCTGTCGAGCTACTACCCGGAAGCGATCGACGTGAAGAACACCGAGCACCTCGACATCACCATCGCGAGGCTGCTCTCCAAGGTGCGCACGATCGCCGCGTTCTCGTACAAGAAGTCGATCGGCCAGCCGTTCGTCTACCCGCACAACTCGCTCTCGTACTGCGCGAACTTCCTCAACATGATGTTCTCGGTCCCGGCGGAGCCGTACGAGATCGACGAGGACATCGTGAAGGTGCTGAACCTGCTCCTGATCCTGCACGCCGATCACGAGCAGAACTGCTCGACGTCGACGGTGCGCCTCGTCGGGAGCTCGAAGGCGAACCTCTTCGCCTCGGTCGCCGCTGGCATCTGTGCGCTCTGGGGCCCGCTCCACGGCGGCGCGAACCAGGAGGTCGTGACGATGCTCGAGGCGATCCGCTCGGACGGCGGCGACGTCTCGAAGTTCGTCAAGCTCGCGAAGGACAAGACCTCGAACTTCCGCCTGATGGGCTTCGGCCACCGCGTGTACAAGAACTACGATCCGCGCGCCGTCCTCATCAAGGCGGCCGCCGACAAGATCCTGGCGAAGCTCGGCATCAAGGATCCGCTGCTCGACATCGCGCAGCGCCTCGAGGAGACCGCGCTGAAGGACCCGTACTTCGTCGAGCGGAAGCTCTACCCGAACGTCGACTTCTACAGCGGCATCATCTACCGCGCGCTCGGCTTCCCCACGAACATGTTCACCGTCATGTTCGCGCTCGGGCGCCTCCCCGGCTGGATCGCCCACTGGAAGGAGATGAACGACGACCCGACCGGCAAGATCGGCCGTCCGCGGCAGATCTACACCGGCGAGAACGCCGTCGACTACACGCCGCTCGACGAGCGCGCGTGA
- a CDS encoding serine/threonine-protein kinase — protein sequence MYDDDAEHWVGKTFAGTWWIERVLGTGGMGSVLLGRAADGSQVALKVLHPELNAITEVRKRFLREGFIGNTLGGADAVPGVVRVLGSGETQEGLAYLTMEVLQGETLFDRMARTGTMPAGEVLALADQVLETLAIAHARGVVHRDLKPENIHLGNDGRVRMLDFGIARVVDGLTGLPEKTATKTGMIMGTATYMAPEQATGLIHDIDGRTDLFGLGATMFRLLSGRQVHGEVTEAMEVIAAATEAAPPLASVAPGISPAVAAVVDRSLAFIKFHRYPNAETMRADVRAVRAGALPPYAQAVIEGRIRAGQPISQPAPPLHAGGSPSARPQPTVVEPAAAPRHSHSMSRPERTLDDNPSAPSRSGASLSQLSTGKLLLLVGGASLVTGVIVAVIVVLLVMR from the coding sequence GTGTACGACGACGACGCGGAGCACTGGGTCGGCAAGACGTTCGCCGGGACGTGGTGGATCGAGCGGGTGCTCGGCACCGGCGGCATGGGGAGCGTGCTGCTCGGGCGGGCGGCGGACGGCTCTCAGGTCGCGCTCAAGGTGCTGCATCCGGAGCTCAACGCGATCACCGAGGTGCGGAAGCGCTTCCTGCGTGAAGGGTTCATCGGCAACACGCTCGGCGGGGCGGACGCGGTGCCCGGCGTTGTGCGCGTGCTCGGCTCCGGCGAGACGCAGGAGGGCCTCGCCTACCTCACGATGGAGGTGCTCCAGGGCGAGACGCTCTTCGATCGGATGGCGCGCACCGGGACGATGCCGGCCGGCGAGGTCCTCGCGCTCGCGGACCAGGTGCTCGAGACGCTGGCGATCGCGCACGCGCGCGGCGTCGTGCACCGCGATCTCAAGCCCGAGAACATCCACCTCGGCAACGACGGGCGCGTGCGCATGCTCGACTTCGGCATCGCGCGCGTCGTCGACGGGCTCACCGGCCTGCCGGAGAAGACCGCGACCAAGACGGGCATGATCATGGGCACGGCGACGTACATGGCGCCGGAGCAAGCGACTGGGCTCATCCACGACATCGACGGGCGCACCGACCTCTTCGGGCTCGGGGCGACGATGTTCCGGCTGCTCTCGGGCCGACAGGTGCACGGCGAGGTGACGGAGGCCATGGAGGTCATCGCCGCCGCGACCGAGGCCGCGCCGCCGCTCGCCTCGGTCGCGCCCGGGATCTCACCCGCCGTCGCTGCCGTGGTCGATCGCTCGCTGGCGTTCATCAAGTTCCATCGCTACCCGAACGCCGAGACCATGCGCGCAGACGTCCGCGCTGTACGCGCAGGCGCGCTGCCTCCGTATGCGCAGGCCGTCATCGAGGGGCGGATCCGCGCCGGCCAGCCCATATCTCAGCCGGCGCCTCCGCTGCATGCCGGCGGTTCACCGAGCGCGCGCCCGCAGCCCACCGTGGTGGAGCCGGCCGCGGCCCCTCGCCATTCGCATTCGATGAGCCGACCGGAGCGAACGCTCGACGACAACCCGTCGGCGCCCTCCCGCTCTGGCGCGTCGCTCTCGCAGCTCTCGACGGGCAAGCTGCTCCTGCTCGTCGGCGGCGCCTCGCTCGTCACGGGCGTCATCGTGGCGGTGATCGTCGTCCTGCTGGTGATGAGATGA
- a CDS encoding ABC1 kinase family protein, protein MTLAVRLFRALLAFSVILTSYLIQLGLARVFARRLGRGSPAGEPPGWLVARRARVDQNNARRLLRVMLQLRGVFIKLGQVLSIMGGFLPRAYGKELEQLQDQVPPHPFSDLEAALRASFGRSAGELFASIERAPLAAASLGQVHVARLRDGRKVAVKFLYPGIRGIIAVDLRVLRLAILVYKRFVPVGHIERVHESLVDLLRRETDYLHEAACMERMAQNFEGDAGVAFPEVVHELTTRDVLTMTFMEGIKITRLDALRSAGVEPSDVALRLVQAFYKMLFADRFFHADPHPGNFLVAPRSAEDGGGFRLVVLDFGASCEAQDELIDGLLDILKGIFAQDDAAVVRGFRRMGFVAPGGNDALLERTVKTYFAKLLKIRDRTPAALMRARPEQLERLADPELERGELQELMRSFEYPEDWFYVERACVLLFWLAAQIDPHLDTMAAGFPYLMPLMAEREAKAGSDGSGPAPRRSPAD, encoded by the coding sequence ATGACGCTCGCCGTCCGACTCTTCCGCGCGCTGCTCGCGTTCTCGGTCATCCTGACGAGCTACCTCATCCAGCTGGGGCTCGCGCGGGTGTTCGCGAGGCGCCTCGGGCGCGGCTCGCCTGCGGGTGAGCCGCCTGGCTGGCTCGTCGCGCGCCGCGCCCGCGTCGATCAGAACAACGCCCGGCGCCTGCTGCGCGTCATGCTCCAGCTGCGGGGCGTCTTCATCAAGCTCGGCCAGGTGCTGTCCATCATGGGCGGCTTCTTGCCTCGCGCTTACGGCAAGGAGCTCGAGCAGCTCCAGGACCAGGTGCCGCCGCACCCGTTCAGCGATCTCGAGGCCGCGCTGCGCGCGAGCTTCGGCCGCTCGGCGGGCGAGCTGTTCGCGTCGATCGAGCGCGCGCCGCTCGCGGCCGCGTCGCTGGGGCAGGTCCACGTCGCGCGCCTCCGCGACGGCCGCAAGGTCGCGGTCAAGTTCCTCTACCCTGGCATCCGCGGGATCATCGCCGTCGACCTGCGCGTCCTGCGCCTCGCGATCCTCGTCTACAAGCGGTTCGTCCCGGTGGGGCACATCGAGCGGGTGCACGAGTCGCTGGTCGATCTGCTCCGCCGAGAGACCGACTACCTGCACGAGGCCGCGTGCATGGAGCGGATGGCGCAGAACTTCGAGGGGGACGCGGGCGTCGCGTTCCCGGAGGTCGTCCACGAGCTCACGACGCGCGACGTGCTCACGATGACCTTCATGGAAGGCATCAAGATCACCCGCCTCGACGCGCTCCGGAGCGCGGGCGTCGAGCCCTCGGACGTGGCGCTCAGGCTCGTGCAGGCCTTCTACAAGATGCTCTTCGCGGATCGCTTCTTCCACGCCGATCCGCACCCGGGGAACTTCCTTGTCGCCCCACGGAGCGCGGAGGACGGCGGCGGCTTTCGCCTCGTCGTCCTCGACTTCGGCGCGAGCTGCGAGGCCCAGGACGAGCTCATCGACGGGCTCCTCGACATCCTGAAGGGCATCTTCGCGCAGGACGACGCGGCGGTCGTGCGCGGCTTCCGGAGGATGGGCTTCGTCGCGCCCGGGGGCAACGACGCGCTCCTCGAGAGGACCGTGAAGACCTACTTCGCGAAGCTGCTCAAGATCCGGGATCGCACGCCGGCGGCGCTGATGCGCGCCCGCCCCGAGCAGCTGGAGCGGCTCGCGGACCCCGAGCTGGAGCGCGGTGAGCTCCAGGAGCTGATGCGGTCGTTCGAGTACCCGGAGGACTGGTTCTATGTCGAGCGCGCCTGCGTGCTCCTCTTCTGGCTGGCCGCCCAGATCGATCCCCACCTCGACACGATGGCGGCCGGCTTTCCGTACCTGATGCCGCTCATGGCGGAGCGCGAGGCCAAGGCCGGGTCCGACGGATCGGGTCCGGCGCCGCGCCGCTCGCCTGCGGATTGA
- a CDS encoding DUF58 domain-containing protein: MGAEDRERGSVSGSSRGTERAGAAVRSAVRPSKPRRDRPLVEQRPLLPPRGDKASLWTRLLLFLRPPRKLKFTREGKYYLGITLGVGFAAINTGNNLLYLLLGMLLSLIVVSGVMSDLSLQHLTVTRRLPARAQVGRAHLVEIEVYNHKKRVPSYAIEVEDLRAGQPADKRCFFLKISPSSAQVAAYRRTPARRGRDRHTGFRIATRFPFGLFEKSREVEAEGDLIIYPAVDPVRLPVEDAGRREGGASLSGRGGGDETFGLRPMRDGDDPRDIYWKKSTMRDQLVLRERTRETRPDVQIVVDTVRPAGEGDAFAPTFERRIREAASRAVAHIKRGDAVVVATTLGERVRGDRNIGSDAILRFLALLDAVDDGRAPERGARAPQRQGSSPSSGERRAGAPRSAS, encoded by the coding sequence ATGGGCGCAGAGGACAGGGAGCGGGGATCAGTCAGCGGCAGCTCCCGCGGCACCGAGCGCGCCGGCGCAGCGGTGCGGAGCGCCGTCCGGCCGAGCAAGCCGAGGCGCGATAGACCGCTGGTCGAGCAGCGGCCGCTGCTGCCCCCGCGCGGGGACAAGGCGTCGTTGTGGACGAGGCTCCTGCTGTTCCTCAGGCCGCCCCGGAAGCTCAAGTTCACCCGGGAAGGAAAGTACTACCTCGGGATCACGCTGGGCGTCGGCTTCGCGGCGATCAACACGGGCAACAACCTCCTCTACCTGCTGCTGGGGATGCTGCTGTCGCTGATCGTCGTCTCCGGCGTGATGAGCGACCTGTCGCTGCAGCACCTCACGGTGACCCGGCGGCTCCCGGCCCGCGCCCAGGTGGGCCGGGCTCACCTCGTCGAGATCGAGGTCTACAACCACAAGAAGCGCGTGCCGTCGTACGCGATCGAGGTCGAGGATCTGCGCGCCGGCCAGCCGGCCGACAAGCGCTGCTTCTTCCTGAAGATCAGCCCCTCCAGCGCGCAGGTGGCCGCGTACCGGCGGACGCCGGCGAGGCGCGGCCGCGACCGGCACACCGGGTTCCGCATCGCGACCCGCTTTCCCTTCGGGCTGTTCGAGAAATCGCGGGAGGTCGAGGCCGAGGGCGATCTCATCATCTACCCCGCGGTCGATCCGGTCCGGCTCCCGGTCGAGGACGCGGGCCGGCGCGAGGGCGGCGCGAGCCTCAGCGGGCGCGGGGGCGGCGACGAGACCTTCGGCCTCCGGCCGATGCGCGACGGGGACGATCCGCGCGACATCTACTGGAAGAAGAGCACGATGCGCGACCAGCTGGTGCTGCGCGAGCGCACCCGCGAGACGCGGCCGGACGTGCAGATCGTCGTCGACACGGTGCGCCCCGCCGGGGAGGGCGACGCGTTCGCGCCGACCTTCGAGCGGAGGATCCGCGAGGCGGCGTCGCGCGCCGTCGCCCACATCAAGCGCGGCGACGCCGTGGTCGTCGCGACGACGCTGGGCGAGCGGGTGCGCGGCGATCGCAACATCGGCTCCGACGCGATCCTCCGCTTCCTGGCGCTGCTCGATGCGGTCGACGACGGCCGGGCGCCCGAGCGCGGCGCCCGCGCGCCGCAGCGCCAGGGATCGAGCCCGAGCAGCGGTGAGCGCCGCGCCGGCGCGCCGAGGAGCGCGTCATGA
- a CDS encoding HU family DNA-binding protein encodes MAAKKADGKKSTSLSKSALINAVVEANENEISRKQVKAILESLTDIAYKELKKNGIFTMPGFAKFRVVKKPATKAREGINPFTKQPMTFAAKPASKSVRARPIKAIKDSLS; translated from the coding sequence ATGGCGGCCAAGAAGGCGGATGGGAAGAAGAGCACGTCGCTCAGCAAGAGCGCGCTGATCAACGCGGTGGTCGAGGCCAACGAGAACGAGATCTCGCGCAAGCAGGTCAAGGCGATCCTCGAGTCGCTGACCGACATCGCGTACAAGGAGCTCAAGAAGAACGGCATCTTCACGATGCCCGGCTTCGCGAAGTTCCGCGTCGTCAAGAAGCCCGCGACCAAGGCGCGCGAGGGGATCAACCCCTTCACGAAGCAGCCGATGACGTTCGCGGCCAAGCCGGCCAGCAAGTCGGTCCGCGCCCGCCCCATCAAGGCGATCAAGGACTCGCTCTCCTGA